A single region of the Labrus bergylta chromosome 10, fLabBer1.1, whole genome shotgun sequence genome encodes:
- the sfrp5 gene encoding secreted frizzled-related protein 5, with protein sequence MAHGQKSPRWALTQGSFSLALGLSLFSLLLLPLTVSAADEYDYYSWQSDNFHNGRFYTKQPQCVDIPADLRLCHNVGYKKMRLPNLLDHETMPEVKQQAGSWVPLLAKRCHADTQVFLCSLFAPVCLDRPIYPCRSLCEAVRDSCAPVMETYGFPWPEMLTCDKFPIDNDLCIPMQFTGNQATPPPVSKVCPPCDNELKADNIMEHYCASDFVLKMKIKEVKKEKGDRKLIAAQKKKKVLKQGVLRKKDLKKLTLYIKNGANCPCAQLDSLGTNFLIMGRKVDQQLLLMSIHKWDKKSKELKFAIKYMKSHQCPTYHTVFQ encoded by the exons ATGGCACATGGACAAAAGAGCCCCAGGTGGGCATTAACCCAGGGCTCCTTCAGCCTGGCACTGGGCCTGTCgcttttctccctcctcctcctccccctcacagTCTCGGCCGCAGATGAGTACGACTACTACAGCTGGCAGTCGGACAACTTCCACAATGGCCGCTTCTACACCAAGCAGCCGCAGTGTGTGGACATACCAGCTGACCTGCGCCTGTGCCACAACGTTGGCTACAAGAAGATGAGGCTTCCAAACCTGCTGGACCACGAGACCATGCCAGAAGTCAAGCAGCAGGCAGGCAGCTGGGTGCCCCTCCTGGCCAAACGCTGCCATGCTGACACCCAGGTTTTCCTGTGCTCCCTGTTTGCACCTGTGTGTCTGGACAGGCCGATCTACCCATGCCGCTCGCTATGTGAGGCTGTGAGGGACAGCTGTGCTCCGGTCATGGAGACCTACGGCTTCCCCTGGCCGGAGATGCTGACCTGTGATAAGTTTCCCATTGATAACGACCTCTGCATCCCCATGCAGTTCACTGGGAACCAAGCAACCCCGCCACCAG TGTCAAAGGTGTGCCCTCCCTGTGACAACGAGTTGAAAGCAGACAACATCATGGAGCACTACTGTGCCAGTGACTTTG tCCTCAAGATGAAAATCAAGGAGGTGAAAAAGGAGAAGGGCGATCGAAAGCTGATTGCAgcgcaaaagaagaagaaagttttAAAGCAGGGGGTCCTGAGGAAGAAGGACCTGAAGAAGCTGACCCTGTACATCAAGAACGGAGCCAACTGCCCATGCGCCCAGCTGGACAGCCTGGGCACCAACTTCCTAATCATGGGCCGCAAGGTGGACCAGCAGCTGCTGCTCATGTCTATTCACAAGTGGGATAAGAAGAGCAAGGAGCTCAAGTTTGCCATCAAGTACATGAAGTCCCACCAGTGTCCCACCTACCACACCGTCTTCCAGTGA